The following are encoded in a window of Brevibacillus ruminantium genomic DNA:
- a CDS encoding ATP-binding protein — protein sequence MRDDVHLSQLASVGQIAAGIAHEVKNPLTAVKGFLQLLKESHDEMYVEIAQAELQNALGTLENLLHVAKPDLENEPKQLISLSVELQSLIHLFQDQIYRVQIQKHLSDTEACVYGKKNQLKKALFNLLKNAFEAIPEKGTITIQHQVENEMVVVSIEDTGTGIPPEKISMLGTPFFTTKVEGTGMGLAQVFSVIYQHGGQIQVFSKEGEGTKFVLSIPLETTKLTHGVIRMDLQVREGEELRDFFINNRDAFEESLLREASNVKGKIEEIKQIGNINLLSNAHKLVLYIVDGREHEVVSFAQEEGVNWAKNSLTLAFKLEWIQAIRRVLWDFLYNYDRLNGAALILEHFYSREKQINELVDHFLNYFFISYSQYKDQLLNKQRELVDHLSVPLIPLTASMSILPLVGAIDNDRVAMIGEKVIGQIGESRIEVLILDLSGVSNMEGEVIHRFLDILDGISMMGCQAVITGLRPEIVKVMIQQRISFDNKAITKGTLQQALVEYLYTKA from the coding sequence ATGATGAGATGTACGTAGAAATCGCCCAGGCGGAACTCCAAAATGCACTGGGGACCCTGGAAAATCTACTACATGTCGCAAAGCCCGATCTGGAAAATGAACCCAAACAATTGATCAGTCTTTCAGTGGAATTGCAATCTCTCATCCATTTGTTTCAGGATCAAATTTATCGCGTCCAGATCCAGAAGCATTTATCTGATACCGAAGCTTGTGTATACGGCAAGAAAAATCAACTGAAAAAAGCACTGTTTAACCTGTTGAAAAACGCCTTTGAAGCCATACCGGAAAAGGGAACGATCACGATTCAACACCAAGTTGAAAATGAGATGGTGGTCGTTTCCATAGAGGATACAGGGACAGGCATTCCACCAGAAAAAATTTCGATGTTGGGTACTCCATTCTTCACGACCAAGGTAGAAGGAACGGGGATGGGATTGGCTCAGGTCTTCTCCGTTATTTACCAGCATGGCGGACAGATTCAGGTTTTTAGCAAAGAGGGGGAGGGAACCAAATTTGTTTTGAGCATACCCTTGGAAACGACGAAGCTGACGCATGGAGTGATACGAATGGACTTGCAAGTTAGAGAAGGAGAAGAACTTCGCGATTTTTTTATAAATAATCGAGATGCATTTGAAGAAAGCTTGCTGAGAGAGGCCTCCAATGTAAAAGGGAAAATCGAAGAAATCAAGCAGATCGGAAACATCAATTTGTTGTCCAATGCGCATAAATTGGTGTTATACATTGTCGATGGCCGCGAGCATGAAGTGGTCTCCTTTGCCCAAGAGGAAGGCGTCAACTGGGCAAAAAATTCCTTGACGCTGGCATTCAAGCTGGAGTGGATTCAGGCGATTCGCCGCGTGCTCTGGGACTTCCTTTACAACTATGATCGATTGAACGGCGCGGCGCTGATCCTGGAGCATTTCTACAGCAGAGAAAAGCAGATTAACGAGCTGGTGGATCATTTTCTGAATTATTTTTTTATAAGTTATTCGCAGTACAAAGATCAACTGCTGAATAAACAGAGAGAACTGGTTGATCATTTATCCGTACCGCTCATCCCATTAACGGCTTCGATGAGCATTCTTCCCTTGGTAGGCGCGATTGACAATGATCGCGTGGCGATGATCGGGGAAAAGGTCATTGGACAGATCGGAGAGAGTCGGATTGAAGTACTAATTCTGGATCTCTCAGGGGTGAGCAATATGGAGGGCGAGGTTATCCATCGCTTTCTCGACATTTTGGACGGCATTTCTATGATGGGTTGCCAGGCTGTGATTACGGGACTTCGTCCAGAGATTGTGAAGGTGATGATTCAACAGCGCATCTCTTTTGACAACAAAGCCATTACCAAAGGGACGCTGCAGCAGGCTCTGGTAGAATATCTGTATACAAAAGCATAG